ctgctgtcttcatttttgttgtttttcagtttttgtcatgaTGACATAGCACACTGTGTAATTTGCACAATAAatgcaccaaaagaaacagcccaaaaaatctggttccattgacttactttaaaagtaaagtatgttttttccttcttctgtaaagtttagATATTTTTAGACAATGTGTAtgaacatttgtaaaagaaGAATCAccatacataataacattatgaACAATGATAATGGAAATATTGCAAACAAGTcatctttaaataataaatgcaaatagaAAACGCAGCAAAGTAACTGCCACGTAAGCCACTCTGATCCTAACCTTAGCAGTTTTGATGTACCCAAAACAACACGGTGATTATGCAGAAACAAGACAGTCAGAACCAGATAAACAAGACAGACAAGACAGGCAGGCAGTCAGGATGAAACTTAGGACACTGCATTCATTATGTTTTGTTAAGATTGTCTTTACTTCCTCGCCACGCAGGTACATGAACCCAAAAGCTTCAAACAAACAGGTATGTTAATTTCTAAAATAACCCATTTCCCTTCATATTTTGATGGCATTTTTCTGGGCTAACTTAAATCCAGTACACTTACATTCaatcatttttgcagtgtagataTAATATATAGAATATTTGTTCCTCCCATTTGCTACAAAGCAGTCAacttacatgctttgttgattttctaagtgaaaataagttaaagcaTTCGCTTCAGAGAACAgccttaaatgtggcatttgtCTGCAAAGTATAGCACACTGAAAAAAACCCAAatgtacaatataaaatgtgccataacttttcaATGGGCcagttttatgtttaattttttccacCAATATATTAATggttaatattaattaatacacAAAGTAATTTTATAGGGTGAACTGACAAACCTTATTTAAagtgtacacatacatacatacatacatacatacaacaatacaatttcaaaaaagttgggatgctgttcaaaatgtaaataaaacaaaatgcaatgatttgctaATCAATTAAACcccatatttcatttaaaatagtaGAAAGACAACATACTAAATgtagaaactgagaaattttatttattattttttttaaatacacccattttgaatttgggcatacaacacgttccaaaaaagttgggatgggggcaacaaaatgctggtaaagttgtttaatgcttaaaaaaaacacctgaaggtcaattggcagcaggtcagtaacattaCTGGTTATTGTAAAGAGattctcagagaggctgagatgaggaggggttcaccattttgtgaaagactgcatgagcaAACACACATTCAACATTCGATATGTTGTCTATGaagtattttctttttaaaatatggtttacatgatttgcatatcattgcattctattttatttacattctgcagtgtcccagcttttttgtacatacattaatacatacataccaaaaaagctcatttaaaatgtgaaGTAAACCACTCTGGTCTTTGTCTTAGCCGTTTTATGACACTGTAGAGGTTTTATGACACACCCGAAACAAACTAAGGCTATTTGGGTGCCCAGCAACAACTCAGTTGTGAGGTAATGAAACATAAACCAGCCTCCGCCCAGTCATTAAAGGTGTAACTTTACACAGGTGATAGAACACTGTGTTCACAGGGTCTTTAGTAAGCCACAGCTCAGCCAAACATCTATGATGTGATCTTATGCCGTTATTTTGGAATTTGCAGAAACCAATCAAAGCACAAGATTGTATGTAATAAAAAgtgctctctcactttctttctctctgtttaccCATAGCTTGTTTAGACCAAACAATAAGAATATGCAAACCAAACTACATTTGatgcaaaaaatgcaaaaacacacaGCTCATACATCCACCACCTGAAGCTTAGAATCCCATCTGAGACGTCTGTAGACTGGGTTAAGTAATGAAGTGAAAATTATTCATTGAATAAAATGTACAGGGTCTGCACTTCatgagaaggctgaggaaagTGCATTTGGTCTGCTACAGGACTGGATTGCAAAggaaacattttaaaggaaaatataactttattttacttttggttttttttttatcttatcaaaagaaaacaacagcatATGGCAACTGAAATAATGGACAGTTTTTAGAAATACTACCAAGGCTGTGTACATTTAGTGCAAACCTGACCTGTTACAAATGGAAGTCAATGCTGGATTAGAACCTGGTTACTAGCACCAATTCTCCAATTACAGCACATTTATGGCACAAActgcatttgtttaatttaagaTACATCttgaaaaaacaacatacatggtaaaccccttaaaatcccaggcttattacatattaagtcttatttttttattagctacagaagtgtgtagtatAACTTTTGACCCGCCAGTGGGTCCTGCACCTTTAAGGAATTAATTAAgacattcatgttaaaaataaattaatagttCATGAAGTTATACTGAATCATGCATGTGCTTTATTTAAGCAACATCTTGGAAAAAACTAATGAGCAATACAGACAATTGGTGTGTTTCATGTAATGCCACAGTTTAGAGTAGTGCAAGAAACACAATGATACTTAAGTCTTTAAAGTGCTAGAAACATGAAGAGCAGATTAGTGCCTGTTTCACATTGTTTCAATCAGTACTGGTGATGCAGTTATCCATCAGTTTGCACTATTGAATGGCATTCACTAGGACAATCCAATGTAGTATTACATGTATTGGTATTGGAAACACTAAAACAGAAGATAAAACACCTCAATCTCCTGTTTGCATCTGGAATGGACTATAAAAGAGTAAGTTATTATCATTAACTTTAATGCCAACCTTGACAAGCTGCTCTAtcaaatgtgcttttgttgaaCTTCTGAGTTCCTCTACATTTTCCTCTGTGTGATTGTTAATCACTGCATTTTCATGCATATATTGATTATTAATAAGCAGTTTGCTCAGGCATTCTGTCTCAGCACAGTTACCAAAGGGGTACTCTACTTTATCCAGGTCAGCATCTTGTAGATTAAATAAATTTCCACAGTTGAAACATGGATTTCTTTCTTCATAAACATTTGTTTTCCAATTTCTTACATATGCTTGGCATCGCAGTGACTCTGGGAATGTTATACCATCGCCAGCTCCAGAAGAAAATGACATGACAGCGTGAGAGACATACTTATGCCATGTTTTAAGACATGACAGATCAATCAGAATTTTCTTCGCAGCTCCTTTCCTGCAGCAAAGAGACGCTCCATAATGTTTCTGTGAGTCTGAATCTGAACACTCACAGATCACTGTTGACTCTAATGTGTAATACTGCTCCGGTTTACTGCCTGGTTTGTGAAGAGGGTTCGGGAATTTCATTTCCTTTAGCAGATGCAGAAGTTCCTCTTTGATTCTTTCAGTGGAATAGAGCATCTCCATctaagaaacaaacaaataaaatattcatgAAGCATATTAAAAAGCAAGACAGTTATCATGTTTCACAAAAAACTACATGTAATGTTTATAGTTCTCAGCACAGCCTAAAATATCTGCGCTATTGTCTCAAGGTCTCCCTGAGGCTTTATGGCTCCCCATATGGTCTCCCCTTTATGGCACCCCTCCATCACTACACCTGTAGATAGTTTAtaaactgtttattatttactcCCCTATTATTTACTCTCCCTTTGGTTGGCCTGCttgttttcaaaatctctgtGTTGTGCTTCTTTGGATTGTTTCACTATGTTTGACCATGGCTTTGTTTAAagtagtgatacttttttaatcccacctccacatttaacccatccatgaagtgaaacaccacatacacactagtgaatagacacacacactagggggccatgagcacacttgcccagaacagtgggcagccctatccacggcatcCGGGGTAAGGTGTAATGCTCAAGGTGTTGTGCTGGCAGCCCTGgagattgaaccggcaaccttccggtcacagggccagtttcctaacctccagcccatgactgcctgcCAATATAAAGTGGATCTGCCTTATGTGTACCTGCctatctgtttttatttatttgtttgtgtgtttgtttgtttgtttgtttattttacccCTGTGTATGTTGACTATGAGTATTGGATTTGCGTTAATAAAGCTACTTAACCTGCCTACAAACCCTAATCATTAGTCATGGCCAAAGCAGGTATTCAAACCACAAGCTCCCACATACTAACCTGTAATATTACCTGCTATACTGTTTCATTACAATGAGCTAGTGAGTGAAAACTTTATTTAAGCAGCATCACTGTCAACATTGTTTGGCTAATGTTCAGAATAACCATGTTATACCATGTGGCATTTTCGTAAGGTTGTCAGTGCTTTTTTGGATATTTATCGATGTGGTGATGCTGCTTCCATGAAAGGTTAATTTACTAAGGTGAAATCTCACCAAGCCACTAGCTCTATTTCTCACTTTGTTGAGACGTGTCTTTAAAATGGCTGTATAAAACACAATTGTTATACATGCTGGCCAAGAGGGCCCTTATAAAGTGTGAGGAGAAAAGGACGGGCTTAAGCCCCCTCTGAGGTCTGCCTAGGCATAAGCCTGTCAAAATATAgaaattctgattctgatcaaaTGCTTAGAATTTACAAAAACTTAATGCCAGTCTTTAATGAGAGGGGCTTTAAGTAAACATGTTGGGACACtatgtaatattaaaataaaaacagaatgcaatgatgtgcataTTATTTAAACCCAGCATTTAATtgaaagtagtacaaagacaacatagcAGATGAGAAAATTAGAAATGTAATTGTTCTTTGAAAAATgcccattctgaatttgatgccagcaatacATTTCAAGAAAGTTGTTACAGggccatgtttaccactgtgttacatcacctcttcttttagcaacactctgtaagcatttggaaACTGAgaagaccaactgctgtagttgtgAAAGTGTTAGGTTTTCTCATTTATTCTGATTTATGATTTCAGCAACTCAACAGTTCGGGtgtcctttgtcatattttcataATGTGCTAAGTGTTTTAAATGGTGaagggtctggactgcagggaggccagtttagcacccagattATTTTACTACAGAgctatgctgttgtaatacatgcacaATGTGGTTTGTGAttgccttgctgaaataatcaaggccttttacattgtgtgttaatttcatgatgaatataCTAAATGAACCAGCTCAAAATTActctgaaaaaagtctggttccattgacttacattaaaagtaaagtatgtttttatattCAGTAATCAGAATTTTAATGCTAAGAAAATATTAAGCtaattatttgtagttatcttATAGATAGATGTCTTTTCAGTCACACAGGCTACTGAATGTTCTACCACAGTAAGCCAccctaaaacaaataaatgaatgaataaataataaatgcaaatatagccacttaTGCTGCAGAATCAAGCTCCTACAGAAACTGCACGGTCCTTTAACAGGcagctttacatttacatttgcatgTAAATGTTCATAGACTTTAATGCTAGCTCTCACATTTTTACCTGCAAGTTTATTTTACATGAATTTACATTTGATTAGGCCTGTTTGGAAGTTTAGCCTTTGCACTTACCATGTCAAGCAGAATAGAAAAGGGTGTACGAGTTGGCAGGTGACTGTTGTACTTCCTAAATGGCCCAGGAAACATGTTACACATGTCTTGCTGGGCGGTGGAAATTTCGAAAAAGTCATCAGGAATCAAGCGGTCTTGATGAATGTATcccagaaaaaaaatgctgtgaAGCATCTGGAAGAAATACAATGGAGACACCCAGATAAACATTTCAGTTAAACCTCCTAAACAGTTGCAACTTACAGTTTACTGAACATAAAAAAGCATGCTATGGGATTCAAGTGGTGCTCATGAATGAAACATTCATTGCATGTACAGATAAAcattcagtgtaaaaaaaaatatatatatatatatatatatatataatttacattttgcatatcCTCCCAACgtttttctaaaaaaagttgtgTGGAGCTCTGGATTACACAACTGTTACACAATTGTGGAATACtgtcatataaaaatataaagggTCAGCTGTAAATTCATGGATGCGAATCTATAAGGACCTCTTATGGTCAATAGGGTTGCAATGAGTTTCATTGTTCAACTACTATGAACATGTGATTGCCAAGTAGCACTAAATCGCCTATGTttgagtattttttaaatgaactgttcATTTTATACTTCCTCACTTGTGCATTCTACCAGTACCTCTACGTGAATTGTTCACCGATAGTCCTTGAATAATGAATGTCTCTCTTACCTCATCCATATACAAACAGAGTTTCTTGCTTCCTTGTCCTTCTCTTGTAATTCTCATCATCATTGTTTGGATAAGCAACATACCACATGTTTTCAAGCTTTCTCTGTTATTTTCACGATTTTTAATGAAGCTTGGTGGGGGtttcctgaaaaacaaagcaaGATTAGATAGATTGCACACTTCCAACCATCCCATGATAGAAAAAtctttgtaaaaataattttttaactgAATCCTAGAGCATGTTTAGGCAACAGAATCAATAATCCCAGTGTTAAAAAGGAGTAATACTGGAGCTATGTCTTTTCTTTATAGTTAGATTAAATGCTACATGACATCTATATCAAACATTACATTCAGATAATAGTCCTGAAAAATAACATAACATTAGCCAATCAAGTTAGAGTTATTCATTTAGAACACATTTCATAATGTATGTAGGAAGAATCTTATATGACACAAATCTAACTCACCTCCTTCTGGCGTTGTTGTTTTGCATTTGCTGATTTGATGAAAACAAAGACATAATTCAGTTGATTTCTACAGCCGATAAGTGTACAGAAAACTTAGAACACATATGTCCTGAATGAAGACACTTACCAATGAACTTGGGTTACCAAATGACAAGAAGAGAATCTTTTAGTCCTCGCAATAATGAAGAACAGAATGTAGACAGTCCATCTATGGTCTACGGTCATGATATCTGTCTCTCCGCCCCCTATGTACAGGGAGACACCACACCTATGTGCACCTTTAGGTTTCGCTTTCcatgaagcagaaaatgattCATGAGTCATTCAGCTCGCAGTAACACGTTAATGGTTGGTatggtatatttatctgtttatactcatcacagtctgagtatatgctttaaaatgtgaCTGGAATGAAGTAGCTTGGAAAAGTTCAAGTCTCGTTACTGCAGAGACGGTCCAGACCTCCTGCctgaactgagctaaaatcACATCACTATATCTCCTCTCTTTTTAATACACATTGTGCAATATATCATATCATGCGCTGTGCACTTTACACTGCAAGTACTGCTGCTACTCCTAGTCTTATGTCTATACTCATTGTGCTGTTAAACTACCCCATAATACTTTGTGAAATACCTGCTCTcatgtaaatacagcaaatttGTCTTATAtgctatgtaaatatgcaaaaagaTATACTTTATTCCTGCTCTCTTTAACTCATGTCTATTTGTTATTTCTGTCAAACtcatgtctatttttatttctgttatttatttatttatggatagtttatgtaagtttatgtgcaattatatgtTTTGCTATAGAAACACCATAATTTATCCTTGGGAcagatggacggatggacagacaAACGGACCTACCTACTAACCTAATATAGgttaataaaactaatataGTAATGTACAAAAGTTGTAGATATGGTAATTCTTTATCGAGGCAGTAAGTGCATTTTACACCATATGTAGTCTTGGTTAGAAAAATACAGTTAGAGGAATGTAAGTTTGGAGCCATTGTATGGATTTATtaacctgatttaatttaatggtTTGTTTAGCTAAAGCAGGTCCTGGATAATAACTGTAAATAATGAACTTTCTGAAAGGAGAGCTCAGTAAGTGGTTTAGCTAACATTCTGATACACTGTAtcgtttatttgtatttgttgtaatgttatttttttttctaaacatttaATTACCAGAGCTTCACACATTATTTCCTCAGACTGTCGAAGACTTTTAGGcattgtatgtatatgtatgtgtgtgtatattacaAAGTGACCTTGTCAAAATGCATTTAGGGTAAGTCAAGGTTGTTTCAACCATGGAGTACCAGTTGTGTTCTGTATTATAGGTGTATGCCTATCTTTGTCAATTATGAAATTCATACGTGCATATGTTTACACAAACAGTAAGGCAAATAGTCTTGGGATTGAACAGCCTCTTGGTGTTTTCATAAATCATGCAGGATCTATAATAATGTTGTTGCTGGAACATGGTAACCATGAGCCAATGGGGACTGCGATATGGatacaaaatctctgaggactTATCTTGTGGTGTTTACTGAAGAAGACGAGTCATTTCATAAGACTGGAATCAAATGGATATgctaattgtttttattttttttttttttttcaggtcaaAACCACACACTTTCAGTTACATTCTGCTCTTACAGATATCCCACTTTAGGATGTGTATTTATATTGTGTGCCAAATTGCCTAATAACACTGTACAGCCTCATCACACTGAACCTGTGGCAGATGAGATTGTCACTGCGTGGACACACCTTGTTATCAAAGCTAAGTTAGACCTACTAATGTGATTTTTATATTACAGTCAAAACactgaatttgaaaaaaaaatgtttcactgtaaaaaatgctTTACTATATTTTGAATGATATTGAATGATATAATATGAAATTATAGTTATTCTTCATTTTGACATACTATAAACATATTCCAGGAATCTTGCACCATGCTgtctatatacatacatataaaaaggctttttattttacaatcaATGTTTTTCATACACTGCAAAATCTTTGAATGGTCATATTTAACCTTGAAAATATTTCTTAGTAGATTTTTGTCACTTAGACATGTCAGCAAATGATGACGCCTCATTCACACAAACAACCTACCACCGGAGACTCCAGGCCCACATCATTGGCTGCTGGTGGGATAGATGAGTAGAACAAATGATAGTTCCTGCGATATAAAATGTTAGGctacaaaaacacaattcagATTAATTAAGCCATTTATATTTTCTCCAAGGAATTGTTTTTCCTCAAACAACAAGAGATGAATATGTTACTCTGCTTGAAAACTCAGTGGCTTTATTGCACATTTCCATGTAAATGAactgtttaaaattacattaataacTGCTTTTCACCGAACAGTGCCTACCTGCACCagcaacaaggtaggagttACAGCTAGATGAATATTTATCACCACATCACCAGATCTTTACTATGCTGCAGTTAGTGAGGCACTGTTCTGCAGAAGGCAGTTTACctttttacacttaaaaaatgctttttacacAACAGTGCCTCACTTTCTGCAGCAAAGTAAAGCTCTAGTAATGGTGATAATGAACATGAATCTAGCTATATCTCTATAACATGTGTATGGTCACAGTGGTAGGCCTCTCTCGTTGTTATGAGAAGTTTTAGTGACTGGACTGGAGTTTTTTCCAGCCAGACCATGGCATTGTCCACTGGCTGAGAGAACAGTGATGCTGCACAGTCCTGAGATATGCTGGTTTTCATTGGTTGAGGCTGAGGAAACAATGCAAAACTGATCTAATCAATGAATTAGCTTTTTTAACAAGTGGATTTCCATTGTGAATGAGACACTCACCGATGTTTAGCCTGTAACAACCACAGAATTGCAACATATTTAACCCATATTAACCCACAATCCTTGTAGGCCCAGTGGACGACCTTCAGTGATGCACGCTATCCTCAGTGTTCAAGATGCACACTGGCAGTTGACAAACTTGATATTCCTCCAGAGGGCTGTGGTGTAAAGGAACAGCACAATGATGATGTCTTTTATCCATGTGTTGAACTGATGGTTGAACACAGTCTTGCAGTGCAGATGATGTGTAAGAATCACCAACCTTTGCTGTGTGGAGTGATCCTTGCTGGACAATGGGCAACTCCACACTCTTCAGATCAGATTAAGAATGTGGAATCTGTTCAAGTCAATTGGggaattcattttaaataaatcaacCTAAGAATAAGGAGGAATTTTTGTTCCCAATGTGATGTGTGCGTTTTTCAGTTGCGATATTTTGTTTGTGGGTTTTAAGTAAAATTGTGAActacaatcaaataaaatacaatggaAAGTAATTATATAAGTAAAAGAACCCAACAATTAACAATATATACATTGCTATATCTATTTTCACTTGTTGAAGAACCTATGCCAGGAAATAATTACATGGACAGTTCAAGAAAAAGTGCTCTCCTTGAATTGAATGAAGCTTTTCTTTAATCTTGCACTGGAGCTATTAGGCTAATTAGCTAACAAGTACCGCAAGGTTATATCTGAGCAATTAACATGCTTCAAACTGCATGCCTAGGCCATCACACTTCTCTCAAACTGTGTCAGGTTGtcaagaaatctgaaaaaaacttgcttatgtggtaTCTGATATTGTATGATGAGCCAAATTTAATTGCAGCAATCATAGTGGCCTTTTTGAAgcctttacttttacttttgtcaTAGATAgcaatacatatataatatcagaaaccacaaaGGCAAGTCTGCAAGCTTGCTCTACTTAACCTGATATTGCTTGAGCGTGTATAACGACTTAGGCTTGGCTTCTGCACTGTGCCGATTGGTGGAGGATAAGCTTCCTTTACTTGTTATCAAGACTAGCATCGTAGCCCAAGTGCAAAACCATAGAAACTTCAGACAACAATCATTTATTGACTAATCAGCAAAGGAAGCAAGTGGATCTCttgttaacaaaaaaaacatgacttaTGGCTCATGATGGTAACTTTAGTCCAATCCAAGGAGAGCTTttgattttttgctgaaatatTGCTAAAGGTGCAGATGTGCACTACAGCACAGCCCTGTATATAGAGTATGCAACAGAAGCTAAATATGCTAAACCATTTAGAAACCTGCACATGCCACGTTACAGTTATAATGGCGATGATTGTAACATGTGTATGAACATGAGTAAGATGTTGTCCAGTGATTGGGTTGCCAAGGAACAATGTCCCAGCAGTCTTTTGTGGTGGTGGTAGAGCTGTCTGATGTTTTCCTGGACCATACTGCCACTTCCTCTAATTCCTTTTCTGTCTGAAAAATCaggtaaagaaagaaaaacagaatgcattgaACAATGAaactaatgaaaaaataatgaaaaaatttaAAACACTCTCTCCGATACGACTATGTTTAAAATGTACCTTCATTTGGCTATTTTTAAGCTCACGTAGGGACTCCAGCAGCTGAAGCTCCAAAGACTCTCTGAATTTCTTGTGCTCCTCTCTAATTTCCTTAATTTCATCACATTCCATCATTTCATTGTATTCATCTTCCATCTGAGAAACACAACAGGTCAGTTTAAGAGTCGagagcagtggttcccaaccctggtcctgaagaACATCCTTCCTCcttcacattttagtgtttttcaccACTCAAACATACCTACTTCAAGATGGCCTGTTATTTAACTGGATTAGGGTGTTGGAgcacaggaaacactaaaacatgtaTGAacggggaggggggggggatccaggaccagggttgagagCCACAGGTCACTGCAGGAGCTTAGCAGCTCCTCACCACTTTGAAGGAAAATATAAAGACTTACATAATCCTCAAAGTATTCGCCAAGGTTGAAGGACTCTATTCCAGGAAAGGTCATCCCACTTTCAAACAGCTCCTTTAAACTTCTGGCTACAAGGTGCAGAACTTCATCTTCATAGGCGTAGATGTTTCCATCTTCACACAGCAAGAGGACCAACTGGCGATCATATGCCTCACATGGGAAGTCATCAATAGCACCGATCACCTTCATCGCCATCCTCTCTGGCAGGTAGTGATCTTCCCAAGCTTCCAGCTGATCCTCATTTCCAGCGTAAACTGTGTCGTCCTGCCCGCACACTCTCACATGATAGCTCTTTGGTTTCACAAGAGGAATCGGGGTACCAGAATACCTTTCTACAACACTGGCAGCTTTAGTAAGATCCACACAGCCATCTATAAAGAAAGAAGTATAAATGAAAGGCTAAGTAAATTGAGCTGATCTGACTCAggccattttttaaatacattcttaaaaataaaggtttctcaGTGGGTCTTGGATTAGAGTCGTTGTTCTAGGAAAGTCTCTTAATGAATATGTAACCTTTTAAGATATGTGGAAGTCCTTAAAATGTCACATGTCTTCTCAAGGTTCTTTAAAGGAACACTcaagttctttagggaaccaaaagtttTTCTTCTGTGGCaccacaccaaaaaaaaaatactaaggaatactataaataatacaaaataactAGTACTGGATAGTacttaataaatataatattaaatttaAGCTACAGTAAAGTTACATGTCATTCATATTAAGAGAAAATAAGGCAAAAAGAAGCAGAAACTCTATTTTTTCCTAAAAAAGaagaatgaatgtaaatatatatgtaataaatatatgtTCTTTACATACCTTCTTTGTAGGCACCATTT
This portion of the Pygocentrus nattereri isolate fPygNat1 chromosome 1, fPygNat1.pri, whole genome shotgun sequence genome encodes:
- the LOC108440881 gene encoding uncharacterized protein LOC108440881 isoform X1 encodes the protein MSLFSSNQQMQNNNARRRKPPPSFIKNRENNRESLKTCGMLLIQTMMMRITREGQGSKKLCLYMDEMLHSIFFLGYIHQDRLIPDDFFEISTAQQDMCNMFPGPFRKYNSHLPTRTPFSILLDMMEMLYSTERIKEELLHLLKEMKFPNPLHKPGSKPEQYYTLESTVICECSDSDSQKHYGASLCCRKGAAKKILIDLSCLKTWHKYVSHAVMSFSSGAGDGITFPESLRCQAYVRNWKTNVYEERNPCFNCGNLFNLQDADLDKVEYPFGNCAETECLSKLLINNQYMHENAVINNHTEENVEELRSSTKAHLIEQLVKVGIKVNDNNLLFYSPFQMQTGD
- the LOC108440881 gene encoding uncharacterized protein LOC108440881 isoform X2, with protein sequence MQNNNARRRKPPPSFIKNRENNRESLKTCGMLLIQTMMMRITREGQGSKKLCLYMDEMLHSIFFLGYIHQDRLIPDDFFEISTAQQDMCNMFPGPFRKYNSHLPTRTPFSILLDMMEMLYSTERIKEELLHLLKEMKFPNPLHKPGSKPEQYYTLESTVICECSDSDSQKHYGASLCCRKGAAKKILIDLSCLKTWHKYVSHAVMSFSSGAGDGITFPESLRCQAYVRNWKTNVYEERNPCFNCGNLFNLQDADLDKVEYPFGNCAETECLSKLLINNQYMHENAVINNHTEENVEELRSSTKAHLIEQLVKVGIKVNDNNLLFYSPFQMQTGD
- the LOC108440882 gene encoding uncharacterized protein LOC108440882 isoform X1, with the translated sequence MTDTLAETEKISHQVKSALNGAYKEDGCVDLTKAASVVERYSGTPIPLVKPKSYHVRVCGQDDTVYAGNEDQLEAWEDHYLPERMAMKVIGAIDDFPCEAYDRQLVLLLCEDGNIYAYEDEVLHLVARSLKELFESGMTFPGIESFNLGEYFEDYMEDEYNEMMECDEIKEIREEHKKFRESLELQLLESLRELKNSQMKTEKELEEVAVWSRKTSDSSTTTTKDCWDIVPWQPNHWTTSYSCSYTCYNHRHYNCNVACAGF
- the LOC108440882 gene encoding uncharacterized protein LOC108440882 isoform X2, with protein sequence MTDTLAETEKIHQVKSALNGAYKEDGCVDLTKAASVVERYSGTPIPLVKPKSYHVRVCGQDDTVYAGNEDQLEAWEDHYLPERMAMKVIGAIDDFPCEAYDRQLVLLLCEDGNIYAYEDEVLHLVARSLKELFESGMTFPGIESFNLGEYFEDYMEDEYNEMMECDEIKEIREEHKKFRESLELQLLESLRELKNSQMKTEKELEEVAVWSRKTSDSSTTTTKDCWDIVPWQPNHWTTSYSCSYTCYNHRHYNCNVACAGF
- the LOC108440882 gene encoding uncharacterized protein LOC108440882 isoform X3, with protein sequence MTDTLAETEKISHQVKSALNGAYKEDGCVDLTKAASVVERYSGTPIPLVKPKSYHVRVCGQDDTVYAGNEDQLEAWEDHYLPERMAMKVIGAIDDFPCEAYDRQLVLLLCEDGNIYAYEDEVLHLVARSLKELFESGMTFPGIESFNLGEYFEDYMEDEYNEMMECDEIKEIREEHKKFRESLELQLLESLRELKNSQMKKRN